The genomic interval AGGTGATGGTGTGGACCGACCCGGTCAGCCAGGACCCGCACGCGCTGCGGGGGCTGTCGGAGCGGTTCGGCATCCCCGTGCTGGCCATCCACGCCCCGTGCCTGCTCCTGACCCAGCGGGTCTGGTCGACCGACCCCTGGACCAAGCTGCAGCGAGCCCGTGAGGCGGCCGAGCGCGTCGGCGCCCCGACCGTGGTGGTGCACCCGCCGTTCCGCTGGCAGCGGGACTACGCGCGGGGCTTCGTCGAGGGCCTGGAGCGGATGCAGGACGAGACCGACGTCGTCTTCGCCGTGGAGAACATGTTCCCGTGGCGGGCCCGCAGTCGGGAGGTCGTGGCCTACCTGCCGCACTGGGATCTGCTGGAGCTCGACGTGCCCGCGGTCACCCTGGACCTGTCGCACACCGCCGTCTCCGACTCCGACGCCGTGCAGGTGTTGGACGCGTTGGCGGACCGGCTGTCCCACGTCCACCTCGCCGACGGCTCGGGGTCCAACAAGGACGAGCACCTGGTGCCCGGTCGTGGCAACCAGCCGTGCGCCGAGGTGCTGGAGCGGTTGGCCCGGGCGGGCTACGACGGGTCGGTCGTCCTCGAGATCAACACCCGGCGCGCGGTCAACCGCGACGAGCGGGAGGCCGACCTCGCCGAGGGGCTGGCCTTCGCCCGGCTCAACCTG from Actinomycetes bacterium carries:
- a CDS encoding sugar phosphate isomerase/epimerase, giving the protein MRVPGAKVALSTASCYPETCTTAFEMAADLGFDGVEVMVWTDPVSQDPHALRGLSERFGIPVLAIHAPCLLLTQRVWSTDPWTKLQRAREAAERVGAPTVVVHPPFRWQRDYARGFVEGLERMQDETDVVFAVENMFPWRARSREVVAYLPHWDLLELDVPAVTLDLSHTAVSDSDAVQVLDALADRLSHVHLADGSGSNKDEHLVPGRGNQPCAEVLERLARAGYDGSVVLEINTRRAVNRDEREADLAEGLAFARLNLAAASSTP